TCCATCGAGTTACAACAACCGCGGCCTTGCCACCCGATGATCCGCCAGACCGTGATCTAAACAAAACATGCTGAATCCAGGTTCCCGGGATGCTTCAATATAGGCAAATATCTGGCGGGTGGGTATTtgggttgatgtggtgggTTGATCTTGGGAGGCGTTTGGTAGAAGCGCTCCAATGCTGTGGTGGGTAAGGTTTGCGGGTGGCTGTTTTGGTGCGACGCTATGCAGGGGGGCGACGGGTATTTAGAAAGATCGTGGGAACAGCTCTTCGCCGTTGGGTGATGTGGTGCAGTTGAGGGTGCCAATGCCGAACCGAACCGATCACCAAGCCGGGGACTCgggagcgggggaggatgagccATTGCCGGGAGATCGAGAGAACCAAGGTAAAGAGCGGAGAAGGGTTTTGGGGATTGTGCAGTCGGTGGAGAATGCAATGACATACCGAGCGGCGAGTACCGTCAACATCCATTCCACGTTACATTGCTGTTCTAGCATGCGCACCAATAGAAAGGTCACACCTAGGCTCCATCTGAGTCAAACTTTGTTCGGAAAATATGAAAGTAAAGTTATACAAAAGTCTTGAGCATAGCTCCAGATCGGGACggccgtcatcctcatcccatTAGCGGTACCTAATCTGATAATCCTCATGAGAGCATGGGAATGGATTCATGCATTTAGACTAGCTACGATGCACCTACCGACCTAGTTCCCCTGGATGTTGTAGGGTAATTTGAGGATATATGATGGTCTGACGGGCCCGTTTTCTGGTAAAAGTTCACCTTGGGTATCTTACGCGGATGTGGCAAAGTGTTAAACATGAATACAAGTGGTTATTAACCAAGGTACTCTTCCTGTTGTCCATCTTGGAACTTCATTTCCGAAGGAGCTTATCAACAGCGGTGGACATCATGGCTGAGGATTGTGCTCAAAGCGAAGGGACTATGGCTGGTGAAGGAGAACGGAGCATGTCAAAGGCACTTGAAGGTTGTCTGAACACCTCGAAACTCGTCGTCGACCTTGGTTTAGTGATTATCCTATCTATGACTATCCTATGACATCGGTACCCAGGCTCCGACATCCACCGAAATTGACCCAAGACCTCTATTCGATATGAGTAAGGTACCATCAAGTATTGATCGCCATATATAATGGGAATTGCGTTTCAATCGCTCATGTTGCTCCATTCTCCTTTATCATGactctcttcttcaccacaaAACGGTCTCCCTTCATCATTTTCTTCAGAAAAGGCTTGAATCGTCGTCGAAAAATGAATCGTCTTAAAAAAATTCCAGTTGATTGTGCAATGTCTTTGACTGTCTGGGCACATCTTCAAGTGGCTCCCGACGATCCACATACTTTTGTGGTCGACGAGTCCTTTCATCACTCCAACTCCAGGCAATGTCTTCAGCAATAAATTCTTTGACCAAATCCCTTCGCTTCCGACGTTCCAGGTTGTTTTGCATATATTTCATCAGCTTATCAATTTCCATAAGATACAATTTCGCGTCTTCAATCATAACTATGCGCTTGAGACTATGAACCAGAGAATCTGTGTACGTGAAGTCGGCGGTGTCGAAGCAGTTATAATCCCGAGAAATATAGATAATGCGAGTTACCCGAAACTTCATTTTCCGGAGCCTCCTGACCTAATCCTTTTCGGAGTCGGACAGATCATCTCGATGATAAAACATACGGCGGGCGAGTGCGAGCAGGGTTGCAGTGTCGGTCTCGACGaaaagcccaccaccatggaTTGCGTCGACAATCTCTGCACATGCAACGGACGACCATCCATGAGAGCTGAACTCAAATATCCCTTTCATTTCATGTTGGTAGACAGGGCAGATAGTGAACCTTGTGCGCTTAGACAAATCGGCACCCAGATCCAAGAGCTTGTTGATCATGAGGGCTATGAGGCCTTGGATATAGTGTGTTATATTGGCGGCTAGCAACAGTCTTGCGGCTGCCTCTGTCGGGCTGACGTGGAATGCTGCAGGTGTGTCGCCGTTTATCGTATAGCCGTTGTAGGAGAATGTCCGGAGGTCCGGGTTGATTTCTCGAATTCGCAAAACCTCCAAGGTCATCTCCAAGCTCCCGATCACAACCTCTTTCAAATCACACTTGGGGTTGTGAAACAATGCcgcatcttcctcatccgaCTAGTCAAAGAGTCTTGGATCCATATCATTCACTATTTCGAAGAATTTGCCATCGATCCCAAAAAGGTCATCTGATAGGGCGGCCGTGAGCAGATAGGTGTTGTACTCCACAGAAACCTGCCCAGCTTCATCCAAAGTTCTTAACCTGTCGAGCAAAAAATCATGTGCGTATTCACTTGAGGCGACGCCGAGAATATCGATCCATGGCACTTGAGCCATGGGCTGGTGCGACTGGACGGCCATGCCTCAAGAATGCCCTCGGCAGCGGAAAGAATCTCCAACACTTGCACCCGCGAGCTCCCGTATCTCCTCCAATTATGCTGAATCTCGCGGAAGAAGGAAGCAGGGTTGTCGCACATCGTCCGCACGTTACTCTGTTCGAGGGAACCTTCGGGAAACAGTAGTACAGGAACAAGCACAGCCTGTGTAATTTTGACAAGCCTTTGCACTTTGCTGAGACGATCACACTGCAACAGCTTCTGTCCCTCTTCGGACCCCTCAAGAAACTCTTTGGCCGATCGATGAATAAAGTGAACCCTGTTAAACAGGGGCGTGTTGGCGTTTTCTGTGACCTCCAGGAGCCCTACGCAACGGACTTGTATTCGGCGCGCAAGTTGATCCGATGTCTTCGTGAGAGTTCGCTCCAGGCCCTCGGTTTCTAACCTTCCATGGCAAAACTGATCCATGAGGCTCAAGTTAGTTGCCAAAAGCAATTCACCGATGGCTAATGGCTTGCGGTTATCGATGAGCTGGCAGGCCAAAACTTTGCTGAGATACATTGCAGCATCTCGTCGATACAGAGGCTCGTCATCTCCAAGTCGCTTCCACATCGCCGCATATCGATCTTTCAAATCTCTCGGCAAAGCTCTCAGGCGCTTGCCTAGTTCCCAAACACTGTCGCCTTGGGCTAAACCATTTCTTAGCGACTGAAGGGCCAGTGCAACCCACAAAAACACTCCATCAGCCATCTCACAAATACTTTTCAGGAGTGGTGTTTGGTCAGAGCCAGCAAGCTGCTTGAAACGTGTGTCCAAGACACTGGAGGCGTATTTCCAAATGTCCCACTGTGTGAGTTCGTGAATTTTGAACATTGGCGCATGGGATAGACCGCTTTTTAGAAGGGGTTCAGGACGACTTGCGACGCATATTTTGACATTCTTTAGAGTTTGGAGCTCCTTAACGAAGTTCAGAAGTCGCCGTTGTCCTTCTGATAGACCGGCATCGATCTCATCAAGCCCGTCCAAAAATATACAGACGTCGGTGCCCAGATGCTCTAGAGCGAATTTGAGAaccttcttgagctccttcttgttCCAGTCAGGAGCTTCCACTTTCTTGACCGTCCAGGGATATTGGGTGCTGATTCTGGTGGTCATCTCGGCAACGGAGTCGAGCAATTGATGGAGCAACGAACACAAAACTCCCTTGATCCTTCTCTCCATAGGTTGACCAGCAGTCCGGATGAAGTGGCTCAGGATGACAGTCTGTTTCCCCGCCGCATTAACAAGCCGTATAGTTCTGGGATTATTGGCGACATACTTCATGAGAGTACTTTTGCCGGAGCCTGGCTTCCCGCATATCCAGAAAAGAGGCTCTTTTGTCGACTGCAGCGACGACAGGAACTGAATTGAAGCCTCCCGACGCCTTGCAGCGTCTCCGAGAAGCTTATGAATATCTTCATGTTCCTCGTCTATTCTGCTCTCGTCCGGTTCGTTGCtatcctcatcgtcgtcgtcgtcgtcgtcgtcgtcgtcgtcttcgatATCATCGTCGTTTTCAGAATGCCCAAAAATCCATCTAAAGGTGTTGGCAGTGGGCGTTCTGATCTGGTTGCGCCGTTCGTTCAGGCTGCCGTACTTGACACTCTTCAAAAGCCTACGGTGCTTGGCTTCATCGAATATGGCGGTTTTCAGATTCGTCACCTCGGTCGTAACGTGAGTGAGAATAGAATCGTGACCAAGCCTGATACTTGCTGCCTCGGCTGTCACGTGGTCCCGGATGGAATCCCCTTGTTGAATGAGCAAGCAAGTCATGCGTGATTCCCCATCTGCAATAGCCGTGACAAGATTGCGGAGCTGCAAGTCAAGTTTAACGAAATCGTTCCGTTGGCGTATATGGATTGCTTCGGTTTTGGTGCTGAAGCCATGGTAGGTAGTGGAATTAGAGAGGCTCCCTTGGAGGAAACGGAGGCAGTAACTTACCAGATGCTGTACCACAAACGGGTCTCAAGTGCGGACTGGTTCCTGTTCAGGGtcttctcaagctcctcatGCTTCTTTTTGAGTGTCAATGTGTGTTTCGTCCTAAGTTCGATTGActgccatcttcttccagtAGTCGTTGTCGCCTGAAATTTGCCCAATTCCTCTCCTAGAGCTGTGGCAGCAGCTTTACATTCCTTTGCTATAGCAAGGAGTTGCCGGTCATTTTGCGTGAGAGTTTGTGTAGCCGAATTGAGACTCTGTGTGACGTTGTCAAAAACAGCGTTGAGATGGACTAGGGTTTTGGACAAGTCTGCGTCGGGTGTCTCTCTCTTCAGAAGTCAAGTGCAAGTCGTGTACAATTCATCGGCAAAACTGGTAATTTGGAACACGTTGCAGACGAGACCAAGCGCCGCGAGGGTTTCTAGGCCAGACATGATCGATACCGAACAACTACAGGTAGGTTCGGCAAGTTGTGTAGGAGGAAGGATGGGCTGGTTGTCGAGAGGGGGAGTAACTTGGACTCGGAAATCCTTTGCTATGTTCATGCGAGGTGGAAGGTACACATACCTAACAAAGATAAGCATTTGGTTCCGGGTATCAACAAGTGGCTATGAGACAAACCAAGAGCAGTCAAGGAAAACAATGTTGTGTTCAGAACCTCGAGAGATTGCTGCTagagaaaaggaaacaagGCATCGCGGGACGAAAGAGCGGAGAAGGACACGATAATGCCACTGAAACACACCCACCTGCAGGAGTGCCTCAGGTATCTCGTAGCCTGATCAAAACTGCAGAGAGTTGTCTCTCAGCCACTGCAGGTCATCAACATCATTAACAGCCCGGTGAGCAATGATGGGTTGCTATTGGTGAGGCTTgcagatgagggaggggggcatgGTCGAAGCCAATATATCGGAGGGATGGGTCGAGAAGACACACAACCAGCGGATGGGACCTTCCAGAAGTAGCGTTTAAGATGTATGAAGATGCATGCGTCCATTGGAACGAATGAACAAATCATGTGAAGGAGATATCCTATTACCTAGTTGAGTGGACTGTCTGTCAAGCCCGTGTCTGCTGGCTGCCTCGAGAGCAGGTCGTCACTGTTCCACAAAGTTGGCCCAACTGAAGTGCCTATTCTGTATGCTGCGGTAAAAAGGACCGCACATTTTATGGTTGATATGGAGGGTTTCCAGTCTTGAGACTACCGGTGGCGGATGACCATCATACAGCCAACCCAACCGGCACCCCCCCCaattcctccccaaccccaggcGAATCCAGCATCAACTTCCCCGGCAACTCGAACCTCTGTTCTTCCACAGGCTTccactccttcttcctcccaaccccccttcccaagccAGGTGCCGGCAAAATAGGTGTAACGGCCGACATaatcccccttcccacccacccactcctccttccttccttcctccctttccccaacctctgctcctcctccttcaccctcaaagcagcaacagacaacccccccaacttcctcaacaccctctcaaGCCTAAACCTAGCTCCATAAACAGGACTCATCAATCCTTTTGTCTTGGTCCCTGTCTTTGTATGCAAAGTGATAATCTCATCTGCATCATGAGTCCCGAAAAGTGAAGTCCATCGTTTCCATAGGTGGAACTTATTCGCGGAGAGGGCAAGGAAGAGCTCATTTTGAGGTAGGAAATAGCGGAAGTGTTGTGGTGACAACAGATGGAAGATAAGGTTGGAGACGGCGTATTGAAGGAAGGGGTAGGATGACGTGATTAGCTGGCGTTGGTTGGCAGTCGTCGAGAAGGGCCGCAGCGGaatgttgaggttgagaaaaGGGGCTGACTTGACGTTTGGGCTTGGTTTGGGACTTTGAGTTAGACTCTCAAAGTCACGCATATTGAGGTAGGTCAGACAAGctcggaggagggagtaATGTGAGATATTGAGGAAGTCGGTCGTGGTTAGGTTGGCCGGGATGGTACTGTTGCCAGACGTGAGGCAAGTAAAGCCTCGGCccgagaggaagaaagagCGGACGGAGCAGTGACGTGCCTGTACTCGTTGAAGGCCAAGGGAATCGTTTCCCTCCGACTTGGCTTCAAGGAGACCAATGGAGCGGGTTCGTACCCATCTGTGGAATTGACAGGGTGTGTCGGATGTTATCACAGAATTCCGAAGTTGCCGGAGGTCCCGCATCGAAAATGGGGCTCCAACATCCAGAGCCATCAACGGCCCGAGACGCTTGTAGTGTTCGAACTGGTTTGGGTCGGTGAGTCTGATTGCAATGAAGAGATCATTCAGGCGCATCGGCTCGGAGGCAAGTATTACCCACTGAAAGAGGATCAATGCCTCAGCCCTTTCTTTCTCGTTCAAGGTGCTTAACATCCACTCATACAGCCCGTGCAAATCACCAGAAACCTCTTGTAGGGTGCACTCGATGAGCTCCTGAGTAGCGCCTTCTAGAATAGCCGCATTAACGATATTAACCACAATCTCAGCCCATAAAAAGACGCCTCCTGCTTTGCGACCAATCATCATGACTGTACGGTTGCGTTCCTCCCATTCTGCCATCAAGTTGAGACTGACAAAACGAAGGATATCGTCGGTGTTTCGGATGTGCATTGGGACGCTGATGGTATTGTACAGCTCGGTTTCGGGGTGGTAAGCACTGGTGACGCATATGCTGAAGTTGGAGTTATGTGCGAGACGGGACAGACGACTGATTACCTCTCCGACATACATCGACCCAGCCTCATCCGGTATctcgacgaggatgaaggtTCGTCTTGTGGGGGTCTTGATTGGTTGGCCGATGTAAAAATCGGAAAAGAATGACAAAACTTGGGCGTCATCGAAGGCCTCCGGGTCAGCTCGAGGTTGCCTATAGAGTTCGAGTAATGCCGTCCGAAGACGCGGGTCCTGCAGAAATAGCTGTCCCAAAAGACTACGACAGACACTCGCTGGGATGCTTGTCGGGTTTGCTGTAATGCCGATAATGGATGCTCCAGCAGGGCCCCACTGTCGTCCAAGCCTCCTGCGTAGAGACGTGAGAAGGATATTCTTGCCACACCCAGATTCGCCTCGTATCCAGAAgaccttgttcttgtctGGGCCACTTCGGTTGTGCCATGTCTGAAAGTCGTACAGATCGTATAGCCAAAGGCAGGTTCCAGGATAGGATGCGGCCAGGGGGGTCTCGGCGTGAAAAATTGGGGGTGGAACGAGTGCCGCCAGGCAGTCGGTTTCTTCGCTATTCAGGACATGACGCTCCTTCAGGTTAGCTGGCAATAACTTGACATCAATCTGGAGGTGACTTACtctttcctcttcgtccCGAACAAACTCAGCCAAGCAAGTTATCAAAGCTTGGTATCCCACATCTTCCATCGACCAAAACTTAGCAACGTTGTTATGCAAAGCCCCGATCGTTGTTGCCTTTTCTCGAGGGTCTCCGATGAAGCTTGCAAGTCGACGTACGGTCTGTGTGCATTTGTCAGGTCTCTGTCCTTCTTTGCCGGGAATTGGCAGTCACTTACTGCGGCAGCCCGCTCATCAGCATCTGCAAAGCTTGGAATAACAGACTCCTGGAATGTCTTGACCCTGAAGTTGAACTCGTTCCATCGCCTGATGAAGGATTGTCGTCCAAGCTCAATTTCAGcgctgctgccaccacaAAGCTGTGGCAAAACAGGATCGTCCGGGTCAACAGAGAGGGTCACACTGCCCATACTTGTCACAGCGTCTCCAAGTGATGCATGTTCCGTGGCGCGGTGAGGGCTAGCGAGGAAAACCACGGCGGATGTCGAGAAAAGGACATTTTTCAGAGGTCCGTCGCGTTCGATGTCGGCGAGGCGAAGGATCTACAAGAGTTAGCCAATAAAACATGACAAGCCAGAGACCCTTACTTCTTTTAGGATGATACCGCCGGTGGAATGAGCAACGAAGACAAGAGGACGCGCTTGCGCCCCAAACGCTGCCCGCGCAGTAGCCAGTTCAAACAAAAACTCGCTGGCATGCGCAAATATGTCGCCTTGTAGCCGGAGGGGCTTCTTGTCCACAACCAGGGTGTGGTAGCCCCACGTAAATATCCTGGCGTTTGGGCAGGATTGCGGTAAAAAGTCCAACGGCCAGAACACGTCGTTCCTTGGGGCCTCGTTAAGCTGATCCGCAAAGTCGGCAAGACGTAATCGGGAAGATGACTTGAACGAGGCTTTTCTCAGCAAAGTTCGCGATCTGCTAACAAAGCCTTCCTCTTTGGCAAGTAACGGCTCCGAGTTCGTTCGCCTGAGTTGCGCTGTAGGAGGCGGCTTTCTCAGTCTCTTCCCTTGTGTTGATGAGGGATGTATTGGCGTGATGGGTGTTGGCGTTTGCCCTTCGTCAAAGCACTTCCATGACCTGACAGGATGGCCGCCCATGCCATGGACCAAGATAATACTGCGCATGATGATCAGACAGTGCTCTCATTCAGCCGGAAGGGTGGTCTACTCACTCAACGGCTGGATCGATTGGTCCGTCAGGCTCATATAGCAGCGTAAGCCCAACTGACTTGATCTGGTCTTCTTGAATCTTCATTTTGGTGTGACCAATTAATCGTGCAAAACAACGAGTTGAGAAAATTACACAAaacgatggtgatggtcagAATGCCATCTGGCCCAGGTTGTCGGACGTTGTTCAGGCCTTCAACATCCTTATTATTAGCCTCGCTGTGCcgcccaccatcaccgaagACCTGACACACAACAACATTATGAGCATTGGTTGAAACGCCgtttcttgtttcttctggtggtggtctggaaGCGGGCCGATGAAGTCCAACGTCTTCAACCGTGCCGTCTTCGCCTCTCTCAGGCCGCCAAAAGCCGGACACAATACCCGACCCGGCTGTTCTGGTATCGAAACGGCATGGACGCATGGCCGAGACTCAGTTTTGAGTGTCAAGAACAAGTCATGCTGATTTGAAGCAATGTGAAGCCAGCTGGTTCGTGAACTTGTAGTGATGAGCATTATCGGGAGAACGATGATGATTGGCATGGAATATTGAGGAGGTAAGTGATATCGATTTATTTGGAGGCAATTTTtttaaagaaaaagaagaatgtaaaaggaaggaaaaatCCAGATTGGAGGTTTGATATTCCCCAAGCAAAAGACCAGCGAGAAATTGGATAGGTGTTGACAATCAAGCGATGACCAACCAGGTCAGCCCACCGGCGCACAGACACACCCACGATGATAAAGCCGAAACAACAGAAACGGTTTTCTCGAGAAGGACGCCGCCTAGGGTAGATAGGAATATTTGACCATTACGTTGCTCTGAAgactggtgttgatgttggtggggagAATTATCATGCATCCTTGGCATCTCCAAAGCCCCCAAATGCGACACTTCCCCGCCTGACAAAGCAGAGATTAAAGTCACGTGAAGTGGCGTCCCGCGTCGCTCTTTCCCAGCGGCGTGCTCGTTCCATTCAGCGGCAGACCTTGAACGTCACCATTGTCGTCACGAAGTGACCCAGTGGACTCTGTCGCTTGGGTTGCTACTCTATTATCGATGTAATATATCGCCCACCTTATTTTTTACTTTCCAGTCACTTTCGAAGCATGGCTTGGGCTCGCATACTTTGGCAGGTGTACCTGCGAGTAGAGGTTTGTCTTCCTCGCTGTTATCTTGGAGAGCTTGTACTGACTTACATTTCCAGGATCATATCGTCGCCCGAGTAAGCTCCCCAATCATCCTGCTCCCCGATCCCTATACAAGGCTCTAACCGACAAAGATCCTCCAAAGCCCCGGATTCCACCACGGCGTACAGCGCATCCACCGTAGAGTCGAAGATTTCCGATACGGGCGCAACCCACACGAACCACTGCGCCAGGGAGAGGCCTCAGCAGACCCTAGAGAAGGATACGAACAGGCTAGGAGTTTCTTCAAATACTTTATTGACGAGCTCAAGAACCAGGCCAAGGGGAGGCCAACGGATGTGGcacccccaccagcaccacccaagaAGTGAAGAGGCGTAGGCATGCGAGGAGCAGCGAACATTTTAAGG
The sequence above is a segment of the Podospora pseudoanserina strain CBS 124.78 chromosome 5, whole genome shotgun sequence genome. Coding sequences within it:
- a CDS encoding hypothetical protein (COG:H; EggNog:ENOG503NZAN): MKIQEDQIKSVGLTLLYEPDGPIDPAVDIILVHGMGGHPVRSWKCFDEGQTPTPITPIHPSSTQGKRLRKPPPTAQLRRTNSEPLLAKEEGFVSRSRTLLRKASFKSSSRLRLADFADQLNEAPRNDVFWPLDFLPQSCPNARIFTWGYHTLVVDKKPLRLQGDIFAHASEFLFELATARAAFGAQARPLVFVAHSTGGIILKEILRLADIERDGPLKNVLFSTSAVVFLASPHRATEHASLGDAVTSMGSVTLSVDPDDPVLPQLCGGSSAEIELGRQSFIRRWNEFNFRVKTFQESVIPSFADADERAAATVRRLASFIGDPREKATTIGALHNNVAKFWSMEDVGYQALITCLAEFVRDEEERRHVLNSEETDCLAALVPPPIFHAETPLAASYPGTCLWLYDLYDFQTWHNRSGPDKNKVFWIRGESGCGKNILLTSLRRRLGRQWGPAGASIIGITANPTSIPASVCRSLLGQLFLQDPRLRTALLELYRQPRADPEAFDDAQVLSFFSDFYIGQPIKTPTRRTFILVEIPDEAGSMYVGEVISRLSRLAHNSNFSICVTSAYHPETELYNTISVPMHIRNTDDILRFVSLNLMAEWEERNRTVMMIGRKAGGVFLWAEIVVNIVNAAILEGATQELIECTLQEVSGDLHGLYEWMLSTLNEKERAEALILFQWVILASEPMRLNDLFIAIRLTDPNQFEHYKRLGPLMALDVGAPFSMRDLRQLRNSVITSDTPCQFHRWVRTRSIGLLEAKSEGNDSLGLQRVQARHCSVRSFFLSGRGFTCLTSGNSTIPANLTTTDFLNISHYSLLRACLTYLNMRDFESLTQSPKPSPNVKSAPFLNLNIPLRPFSTTANQRQLITSSYPFLQYAVSNLIFHLLSPQHFRYFLPQNELFLALSANKFHLWKRWTSLFGTHDADEIITLHTKTGTKTKGLMSPVYGARFRLERVLRKLGGLSVAALRVKEEEQRLGKGRKEGRRSGWVGRGIMSAVTPILPAPGLGRGVGRKKEWKPVEEQRFELPGKLMLDSPGVGEELGGVPVGLAV
- a CDS encoding hypothetical protein (EggNog:ENOG503P8K4; COG:S), which translates into the protein MAWARILWQVYLRVEDHIVARILQSPGFHHGVQRIHRRVEDFRYGRNPHEPLRQGEASADPREGYEQARSFFKYFIDELKNQAKGRPTDVAPPPAPPKK